A single region of the Novosphingobium sp. genome encodes:
- the pcaF gene encoding 3-oxoadipyl-CoA thiolase, with protein sequence MTEAFICDAVRTPIGRYGGGLSRIRADDLGAVPLKALLERNPGLDPQAIEEVFYGCANQAGEDNRNVARMSLLLAGLPAQVPGVTLNRLCASGLEAVGQAARAIRLGEMDLAFAGGVESMTRAPFVMGKADTAFGRGQKMEDTTMGWRFVNPALDAAYGTETMPRTGENVAEDYGISRADQDAFALRSQQRTAAVQASGFHAEEIVPVNVPGRKRGEVTQITLDEHPRADTTIDVLSALKPLFGANGTVTAGNASGINDGAAALIIASEAAVKAHGLTPRARILGLASAGVEPRVMGVGPIPATRKLMAKLGLTIHDFDAIELNEAFASQSLAVMRELGLDDDAPQVNPNGGAIALGHPLGMSGARLALTLVHQLEKTGGKRGLATLCVGVGIGLALAVERV encoded by the coding sequence ATGACCGAAGCCTTTATCTGCGACGCCGTCCGCACCCCCATCGGCCGTTATGGTGGCGGTCTGTCGCGCATCCGTGCCGACGATCTGGGGGCGGTGCCTTTGAAAGCCCTGCTGGAGCGCAATCCGGGCCTTGATCCTCAAGCCATCGAGGAGGTCTTCTACGGCTGCGCCAACCAGGCGGGCGAGGACAACCGCAATGTCGCGCGCATGAGCCTGCTGCTGGCGGGCCTGCCGGCGCAAGTGCCCGGCGTGACCCTCAACCGCCTCTGCGCCTCCGGGCTGGAAGCGGTGGGGCAGGCGGCCCGCGCCATTCGCCTGGGCGAGATGGATCTGGCCTTTGCCGGGGGCGTCGAAAGCATGACCCGCGCGCCTTTCGTGATGGGCAAGGCTGATACCGCCTTCGGGCGTGGCCAGAAGATGGAAGACACCACGATGGGCTGGCGTTTCGTCAACCCCGCGCTTGATGCCGCCTACGGCACCGAGACCATGCCGCGCACCGGCGAGAATGTCGCCGAGGATTACGGCATCAGCCGCGCGGATCAGGATGCCTTCGCGCTGCGCAGCCAGCAGCGCACGGCAGCGGTGCAGGCCTCGGGCTTCCATGCCGAGGAGATCGTGCCGGTCAACGTGCCCGGTCGCAAGCGCGGCGAGGTGACGCAGATCACGCTCGACGAACATCCGCGCGCCGACACCACAATCGATGTGCTCTCCGCCCTGAAGCCGCTGTTCGGGGCGAATGGCACGGTGACGGCAGGCAATGCCTCGGGCATCAACGATGGCGCGGCGGCGCTGATCATCGCCAGCGAGGCGGCTGTGAAGGCCCATGGGCTGACGCCGCGCGCGCGCATTCTGGGCCTTGCCTCGGCGGGGGTGGAGCCGCGTGTGATGGGCGTGGGGCCGATCCCGGCGACCCGCAAGCTGATGGCCAAACTGGGCCTGACCATCCATGACTTCGACGCCATCGAACTGAACGAGGCCTTTGCCAGCCAGTCGCTGGCGGTGATGCGTGAACTGGGTCTGGACGACGATGCGCCGCAGGTGAACCCCAATGGCGGCGCCATTGCGCTGGGCCATCCGCTGGGCATGTCGGGTGCGCGTCTGGCCCTGACACTGGTCCATCAGCTTGAGAAGACTGGCGGCAAGCGCGGCTTGGCCACGCTCTGCGTGGGCGTGGGCATCGGTCTGGCGCTGGCGGTCGAGAGGGTTTGA
- a CDS encoding fructose bisphosphate aldolase, whose protein sequence is MMAQVKGGAGFVAALDQSGGSTPKALKAYGVAEDAWSNDEEMFDLIHQMRVRIITTPSFSKGKVLGAILFERTMDGMAEGVPVPTLLREKGIVPFLKMDKGLEAEQDGVQLMKPIPGLDALLERARALGVFGTKMRSVVRLGHRAGIAAIVRQQFEVAEQILSHGLMPIVEPEVLIASEERAQADTILREELLKALDALEGDRQVILKLSIPHEPDFHAPLIAHPRVIRVIALSGGYSRTDACAELAKNHGVIASFSRALIADLAHGQSDEAFDAALAQAIDEIYLASIVKA, encoded by the coding sequence ATGATGGCGCAGGTAAAAGGCGGTGCGGGGTTCGTTGCCGCCCTCGATCAGAGCGGTGGTTCGACGCCCAAGGCGCTCAAGGCCTATGGTGTGGCAGAGGACGCCTGGTCGAATGATGAGGAAATGTTCGATCTCATCCACCAGATGCGGGTGCGCATCATCACCACGCCGTCCTTCAGCAAGGGCAAGGTGCTGGGCGCGATCCTGTTTGAACGCACGATGGATGGCATGGCCGAGGGCGTGCCGGTGCCGACCCTGCTGCGCGAAAAGGGCATCGTGCCCTTCCTGAAGATGGACAAGGGGCTTGAGGCCGAGCAGGACGGCGTCCAGTTGATGAAGCCGATCCCCGGTCTGGATGCCCTGCTGGAGCGGGCCCGCGCGCTGGGCGTGTTCGGCACCAAGATGCGTTCGGTCGTCCGTCTGGGCCATCGCGCGGGCATTGCCGCCATCGTCAGGCAGCAGTTCGAGGTCGCCGAGCAGATCCTGAGCCACGGCCTGATGCCGATCGTCGAGCCCGAAGTGCTGATCGCCAGCGAGGAGCGCGCTCAGGCCGACACCATTCTGCGCGAGGAACTGCTGAAAGCGCTCGACGCGCTTGAAGGCGACCGTCAGGTGATCCTCAAGCTGTCGATCCCGCATGAGCCCGACTTCCACGCGCCGCTGATCGCCCATCCGCGCGTGATCCGGGTGATTGCTCTGTCGGGTGGTTATTCGCGGACCGATGCCTGTGCCGAACTGGCGAAGAACCATGGCGTGATCGCCAGCTTCTCGCGCGCGCTGATCGCCGATCTGGCTCATGGGCAGAGCGATGAGGCCTTCGACGCCGCGCTGGCGCAGGCCATCGATGAGATCTACCTCGCCTCGATCGTCAAGGCCTAA
- a CDS encoding phospholipase D-like domain-containing protein translates to MSDASFAEGDVAEALFTLKIHRGDGMCLLAMNWRDGQPSEDFVGFAIEYQEPGRQQFFAVKNRLNFEGEAGSTSAPLRPQTYSTLVAPIQKFRWVHFPFNADLAGDYTYRVTPVFMNATGDLTYGTAQIAALPLARETYPGKLNIAYTRGFISSQAFLDRYARNGAIETLLPSDAKNGLDFVPTHPDAQSAYAWMGFEAYAEMLAILDAAIAETKAGQAPDIGIIAFDFNLPMIMDRVKQLPTDRLRIIIDNSKDHTGEGAAEDKAEQILTGLGYAVKRQAMKSLQHNKIIWVSGPTIQRAICGSTNMSWRGLFVQSNNLVTVEGEAPLAVFKAAFEQYWSAPDTFPTSPSTDWLDLGLEGIDAHISFSPHAAANSRLAGIGADIDDATSSIFYSLAFLSQTPGVIVEALRAKTSQQDLFVAGISDKKTGIEVASTSSNQPLTYVEALGKDAPPPFSTEFTGLAGNVGTRMHHKFIVLDFNTDKALVYTGSYNMSKAADGSNGENLLLIRDRRVATSYVIEALAMIDHYQFRVAQKVSKGAVRPLSLKRPPKDGEEAWFAEDWAQPHKVRDRLLFA, encoded by the coding sequence ATGAGTGACGCCAGCTTTGCCGAAGGTGATGTCGCCGAGGCACTGTTCACCCTGAAGATCCACCGCGGCGACGGCATGTGCCTGCTGGCCATGAACTGGCGTGACGGGCAACCCTCCGAGGATTTCGTCGGCTTTGCCATCGAGTATCAGGAGCCGGGCAGACAGCAGTTCTTCGCGGTCAAGAACCGGCTGAATTTCGAGGGAGAGGCTGGCTCCACCTCCGCCCCGTTGCGCCCGCAGACCTATTCCACGCTGGTGGCGCCGATCCAGAAATTCCGCTGGGTGCATTTCCCCTTCAACGCCGATCTTGCGGGCGATTACACCTATCGCGTGACGCCGGTCTTCATGAACGCCACCGGCGATCTGACCTATGGCACGGCGCAGATCGCGGCCCTGCCGCTGGCGCGCGAGACCTATCCGGGCAAGCTCAACATCGCCTACACGCGGGGGTTTATCTCGTCACAGGCCTTTCTCGATCGCTATGCAAGAAACGGCGCCATCGAGACTTTGCTGCCGAGCGACGCCAAAAACGGCCTCGATTTCGTGCCGACGCACCCCGATGCCCAAAGCGCCTATGCATGGATGGGCTTTGAGGCCTATGCCGAGATGCTGGCCATTCTGGATGCGGCCATCGCGGAAACCAAAGCCGGGCAGGCGCCGGACATCGGCATCATCGCTTTTGACTTCAACCTGCCGATGATCATGGACCGGGTGAAGCAACTGCCCACCGACCGGTTGCGGATCATCATCGACAACAGCAAGGACCACACCGGCGAGGGTGCCGCCGAGGACAAGGCCGAGCAGATCCTCACCGGCCTTGGCTATGCGGTCAAGCGGCAGGCGATGAAGAGCCTGCAGCACAACAAAATCATCTGGGTCAGCGGGCCGACGATCCAGCGCGCGATCTGTGGCTCCACCAACATGAGCTGGCGTGGCCTGTTCGTTCAGTCGAACAATCTTGTCACCGTCGAAGGCGAGGCGCCGCTGGCCGTGTTCAAGGCGGCGTTCGAGCAATATTGGTCCGCGCCCGACACGTTTCCCACAAGCCCCTCGACCGACTGGCTGGATCTGGGGCTTGAGGGGATTGATGCCCATATCAGCTTTTCGCCGCATGCCGCCGCGAACTCCCGACTGGCGGGCATTGGCGCGGACATCGATGATGCGACCTCGTCGATCTTCTATTCGCTGGCTTTCCTCAGCCAGACGCCCGGCGTGATCGTCGAGGCGCTGAGGGCCAAAACGAGCCAGCAGGATCTCTTCGTCGCGGGGATTTCCGACAAGAAGACCGGCATCGAGGTGGCCTCGACTTCCTCCAACCAGCCGCTCACCTATGTCGAGGCACTGGGCAAGGATGCGCCTCCACCTTTTTCGACCGAGTTCACCGGCTTGGCGGGCAATGTGGGCACGCGGATGCATCACAAATTTATCGTGCTCGATTTCAACACCGACAAGGCGCTTGTCTATACCGGTTCCTACAACATGTCGAAGGCGGCGGATGGCTCCAATGGCGAGAACCTGCTGCTGATCCGCGACCGCCGCGTGGCGACCTCCTATGTGATCGAGGCTCTGGCGATGATTGATCACTATCAGTTCCGGGTCGCGCAAAAAGTGTCGAAAGGCGCGGTCAGGCCCCTCAGCCTCAAGCGGCCACCCAAGGATGGTGAGGAGGCCTGGTTCGCCGAGGACTGGGCGCAGCCCCATAAGGTGCGTGACCGGCTGCTTTTCGCCTGA
- a CDS encoding fatty acid desaturase, translating to MNATMPAPALPNAAAPDAEDRDLLRAAAAITKEARKAQPAIYWGDTIASAVVGYGSLIALVNRAPDGLSVLLFVVAVLALYRAESFIHELTHVLPGRLPGFNAGWNALVGIPLLTPSFMYEGVHNQHHLRHAYGTPRDPEYKPLAQSGWLGVVGFTLLAALAPVALILRFAVLAPLSLLIPPLREAVVSRFSALAINPDYRRSRPKPEAYRRWLVLETLASLWAMTMVALVAKGVVSLRTAGMVLAVLSMVALVNQIRTLAAHMWQNDSGEPMSLTAQYADSVNVPPPALLPALWAPVGLRYHGLHHLLPSLPYHELGKAHKRLAAEFGRGATYHGSNYASLWAVVRSWFGTRRPTTR from the coding sequence ATGAACGCGACGATGCCCGCCCCCGCCCTGCCCAATGCCGCTGCGCCCGATGCGGAAGACCGCGACCTGCTGCGCGCCGCCGCCGCCATCACCAAGGAGGCCCGCAAGGCTCAGCCCGCGATCTATTGGGGCGACACGATCGCCTCGGCGGTTGTTGGCTACGGATCGCTGATCGCTCTGGTCAACAGGGCGCCGGATGGCCTGAGTGTGCTGCTGTTCGTGGTGGCGGTGCTGGCGCTGTACCGCGCGGAAAGCTTTATCCATGAACTGACCCATGTGTTGCCGGGGCGCCTGCCGGGCTTCAACGCGGGCTGGAACGCGCTGGTGGGCATTCCGCTGCTGACGCCTTCCTTCATGTATGAAGGCGTGCATAATCAGCACCATCTGCGTCATGCCTATGGCACGCCGCGCGATCCCGAATATAAGCCGCTGGCGCAGTCTGGCTGGTTGGGCGTGGTGGGCTTCACCCTGCTGGCGGCTCTGGCACCGGTGGCGCTGATCCTGCGCTTTGCCGTGCTGGCGCCGCTCAGCCTGCTGATCCCGCCCCTGAGGGAGGCGGTGGTGAGCCGTTTCTCGGCCCTTGCGATCAATCCGGACTATCGCCGCAGCCGCCCCAAGCCCGAGGCCTATCGCCGCTGGCTGGTCCTTGAAACGCTGGCCAGCCTCTGGGCGATGACGATGGTTGCGCTGGTCGCCAAAGGCGTGGTCTCGCTGCGCACGGCGGGCATGGTGCTGGCGGTGCTTTCGATGGTGGCGCTGGTCAATCAGATCCGCACGCTGGCCGCCCATATGTGGCAGAACGATTCGGGCGAGCCGATGTCGCTGACCGCGCAATATGCGGATTCGGTCAATGTGCCGCCCCCCGCGCTGCTGCCCGCGCTATGGGCGCCGGTGGGCCTGCGCTATCATGGGCTGCATCACCTGCTGCCCTCGCTGCCCTATCATGAGCTGGGCAAGGCCCATAAAAGGCTCGCGGCGGAGTTCGGGCGCGGGGCGACCTATCACGGCAGCAATTACGCCAGCCTGTGGGCGGTGGTGCGCTCATGGTTCGGGACGCGCCGTCCGACCACGCGGTAA
- a CDS encoding DUF6326 family protein, with translation MALEDYRAPTKVKLSVLWTSTMFCYVYGDYFGLFIKGTLDEMNHGIMGPLGAATPGMLIGVSLMMALPSLMVALSLLLPAPLCRWVSVVLGLAYTAIMGISMPGAAPFYQTLALIEMALTLTIAVIAWHWPQANTPR, from the coding sequence GTGGCACTGGAAGACTATCGCGCACCGACCAAGGTCAAGTTGTCGGTCCTCTGGACTTCCACCATGTTTTGTTATGTTTACGGGGATTATTTCGGGCTTTTTATCAAGGGCACACTGGATGAGATGAACCATGGCATCATGGGGCCGCTCGGTGCAGCGACGCCCGGTATGCTGATCGGCGTGTCACTGATGATGGCGCTGCCCAGCCTGATGGTGGCGCTGTCCCTGCTGCTGCCCGCGCCCCTCTGCCGGTGGGTATCGGTGGTGCTGGGACTGGCCTACACCGCGATCATGGGTATCAGCATGCCCGGCGCGGCGCCCTTCTACCAGACGCTTGCGCTGATCGAGATGGCCTTGACGCTGACGATTGCGGTCATCGCATGGCACTGGCCGCAAGCCAACACGCCCCGCTGA
- a CDS encoding AI-2E family transporter, whose translation MTPVKDRLEHGGFLLFLAFISIGLMLIVSSFMGALLGAVLGALLFQPLFQKLLRRCKGRRNMAAALTLLIITIAVVIPALIITSLVMGQAAEVYDQIRGGQINFALYFGKLHSALPLRLQHWLDSSGFGSFDLVEERVSQAINNSVSLIARQALSIGANAASFLLAFGIGLYVMYFLLRDGEHIGPAILRALPIKPAIASRLAEKFVIVVRATIKGSGLVALAQGSLGAVTFWIVGLPAALLWGMLMVVAALLPAIGPAIVWGPVAVYLLATGAIWQAVVVVFSGMLVIGLVDNILRPLLVGRDTGIPDWMVLVTTLGGIELVGISGIVVGPVVAALFLTGWDILTEQRKVAP comes from the coding sequence ATGACCCCTGTCAAAGATCGCCTGGAACATGGTGGTTTTCTTCTGTTTTTAGCGTTCATCAGCATCGGTCTCATGCTTATCGTGTCGTCCTTTATGGGCGCCCTGCTCGGGGCGGTGCTGGGGGCGCTGCTGTTCCAGCCCCTGTTCCAGAAGCTGCTTCGCCGCTGCAAGGGACGCCGCAATATGGCCGCGGCGCTGACCTTGCTGATCATCACCATCGCGGTCGTTATCCCGGCGCTGATCATCACCAGTCTGGTGATGGGGCAGGCCGCCGAGGTCTATGACCAGATTCGGGGCGGCCAGATCAACTTCGCCCTCTATTTCGGCAAGCTTCACAGCGCCTTGCCGCTGCGCCTGCAGCACTGGCTCGACAGCTCGGGCTTCGGCAGCTTCGATCTGGTCGAGGAGCGGGTGTCGCAGGCCATCAACAACAGCGTCAGCCTGATCGCGCGGCAGGCCCTGTCGATTGGCGCCAATGCGGCCAGCTTTCTGCTGGCTTTCGGCATCGGCCTCTATGTCATGTATTTCCTGCTGCGCGATGGCGAGCATATCGGCCCCGCCATCCTGCGAGCCCTGCCGATCAAACCTGCCATCGCATCGCGACTGGCCGAGAAATTCGTCATCGTGGTGCGCGCCACCATCAAGGGGTCCGGACTGGTCGCTCTGGCCCAGGGATCGCTTGGCGCGGTGACCTTCTGGATCGTGGGGCTGCCCGCCGCGCTGCTCTGGGGCATGCTGATGGTGGTTGCGGCGCTGCTGCCCGCGATTGGCCCGGCGATCGTCTGGGGCCCGGTGGCGGTCTATCTGCTGGCGACTGGGGCCATCTGGCAGGCTGTGGTTGTGGTGTTCTCCGGCATGCTGGTGATCGGTCTGGTCGACAACATCCTGCGCCCGCTGCTGGTGGGGCGCGACACCGGCATCCCCGACTGGATGGTGCTGGTGACGACGCTGGGCGGGATCGAGCTGGTGGGCATCAGCGGCATCGTGGTCGGCCCGGTGGTGGCCGCGCTGTTCCTGACCGGGTGGGACATCCTGACCGAACAACGCAAGGTGGCGCCCTGA